Within Micavibrio sp. TMED2, the genomic segment ATCAAGGTCACGACCCCGGATAACATGGCCTGATAACATGAATGCGATACAGGGTCGCAAAACCTAGCATTCTTGCCCGCCAGTCCCTAAGTTGCCGCCAGCAATATCGGGCACAACAGGTCAGGACACCTATTTCCGTGGATCAGTACGCAGCATATGTCTGGGCAGCCTATGCCATCACCGGCGTCGGTCTGGCCGGTCTGGTTGGGGTCAGCATCGCCTATACGCGGCGCTGGCGGCAGCGTCTTGTCGATCTCGAACAGTCACAGAACAGCAACTGAACCTGCCGTTATGACCCGCCCGGAACCGTCGCCCGCCCAACCATCTGCAAAACGACCATGGCAACCGAAGCACCGCCGTCTCGCATGGCTCTGTGTCGGTGCGGTGGTGGTCTGTGCCGCTGCCTTTCTGGTGCTGTCGGCGCTGCAGCAGAACCTGACCTTTTTCTACAGCCCGGCGGATCTGGCGGAACTTGAGGCGGCTGGCAAGCCCTTGCCGGTCAACCGCACCATCCGTCTCGGCGGCATGGTGGCCGAGAATTCGCTGACCCGTGCCGATGATGGCCTCACCGTAAACTTTGTCGTGACCGATTACAGTGCCGAAACACCGGTGCGCTTCTCCGGCATCTTGCCCGATCTGTTCCGCGAGGGGCAGGGCGTGGTGGCAATCGGTATTCTGGCCGAGAATGGCCATTTCACGGCTGAGGAAATTCTCGCCAAGCATGACGAGAACTACATGCCGCCGGAAGTGGCGGCGGCGCTGGAGCGTGGCCGCACCGAAGCCGGTCAGGGCCCGCAGCATCGCACCGATACACTGATTGAGGGCAATCGCTGATGATTGCCGAACTGAGCCATTTCGCCCTCGTGCTGGCACTGGCCACGGCTGTTGTACAGGCAGTGGCCGGGCTGTTGCTGCTGCGTGATGGTGTACAGCATGATCCGATCCGTCGGCAGGCGGCATCCACCGTGGCGCGCCGGGCCGCCGGGGTGCAGGCCGGGTTGATCGCTGCTGCCTTTCTCGGGCTGATCTATCTGTTTCTGACTTCGGATTTCTCGGTCATCACTGTGATGGAGAACAGCCATTCCGCCAAGCCCCTGCTGTACAAGATCGCTGGCAGCTGGGGTAATCACGAAGGCTCGCTTCTGCTCTGGGTCATGGTGCTCGCCATCTTCGGCGCGGCGGTTGCCCTGAGTGGTGGCGGTTTGGACAGCGAGGCTGATACGGGCCGTTTGCGCCTGCGCGATGTCACTCTCGGCGTGCATGGACTGCTTGGTATCGGCTTTCTGCTGCTGTTGCTCTGGACCTCCAACCCGTTCGGGCGTCTGGTCGATCCGCCGATCGATGGCAATGATCTCAACCCGTTGTTGCAGGACCCGGCGCTGGCCTTCCACCCGCCGCTGCTCTATCTCGGTTATGTGGGTTTCTCCAGCACCTTTGCCTTTGCGGTTGCCGGGTTGATGATCGGTCGCCTTGACCGGGATTGGGCACAGGCGACCGGGCGCTACGTGTTGATTGCGTGGTCGACCCTGACCCTCGGCATCATGCTTGGCTCATGGTGGGCCTATTACGAGCTTGGCTGGGGTGGCTGGTGGTTCTGGGACCCGGTGGAGAATGCCAGCCTGATGCCATGGCTGGCGGGCACTGCGCTGCTGCATTCCATTCATGTGATGGCCAAGCGGGAGGCACTGGCGAGCTGGACCGTGCTGCTCTCGATCATCACCTTCTCGCTCTCGCTGCTCGGCACCTTCCTTGTGCGCTCCGGTGTGCTGACCAGCGTGCATGCTTTTGCCCTCGATCCCGAGCGCGGTATGTTCATTCTGGCGCTGATCGGTACGACCGTTGCCGGTGCGTTGGCGCTCTATGGCTGGCGTGCCGGGCAAGCCGGACGCATGGCCCCGAACCCCGATTTCGCCGCTATCAGCCGTGAAGGCGCACTGGTGCTGAACAATGTGCTGCTGGCGCTCGCCTGCGCGGTGGTGCTGCTCGGCACGCTCTATCCACTAGGTTTGCAACTGCTGAACCTGCCGCCGGTATCGGTCGGCCCGCCCTATTTCGAGGCGACGGTTGCCCCGCTGCTGGCGCCGCTGCTGCCAGCGATAGCAATCGCGCCGTTCCTGCCATGGCGCAAGGCATCGGTTGCGCCGGTTATGCGCCGCTTGCGCTGGTCATTGCTGATCGCTGTCATTATCGCGCTTGCCGTCATCTGGCCGGACCAGCCGGGCCGGGCCTTTGCCAGTGCCGGGTTTGCCGCTGGCCTCTGGATACTGGCGGCGACCCTGATGCAATGGCTGGAACGGGCGCAATTCAGCCTGTCCCGCGCGATCCGCCTGCCTGCCTGGCAACACGGGATGAGTGTTGCGCATCTGGGGCTGGCGGTCATGGTACTCGGCATTGCCGGGTCGTCAGTCTGGAGTACGGACCGTATCTTGCGCATGGAGCCTAATGAGCGGGTCAGCCTCGCCGGTTACACCATCCGCTTCAAGGGTGTCGAGCGGGTCGATGGCGACAATTACCAGTCGGATATGGGACGCCTCGAGATCAATCGGGGACGGTTCACCCTGACACCGGAAAAGCGCTGGTACCCGGTTTCCCAGATGCGCACCACCGAGGCAGCGATCCGTTTTGACGGCTGGGGCAATCTCTATGTCACCCTTGGTCAGCCTGATGAGGCCAACCGTCCGCTTGATGCTGGTGAGGCAACAGGACAGGCTGGCAGCGGCTGGTCGCTGCATTTGCAGTACCATCCGATGATTGCGCTGATCTGGATCGGGGTTGCTATCATGGCGCTGGGCGGGTTGATCGCGGCCAGTGACCGCCTCTTCGCCACCCGTGGTCGCAAGGTCGAGGCTGTGGCGGCGACACCAGCACCAGAGGTGGCGTCATGACCGGTAAACGCCTGCTGATCTGGTTGCCACTGTTGTTTGTCCTGTTGTTGGCGGCGGCATTTGCCATTGCGCTCAACCGTCCCGATAGCGCACCTGCCACGGCAGAACCGGCGCTGCTTGATCAGCCCTTGCCGCAATTTGATACGGCGGGTGATGAGGCAGCGGACTTTCTGACCGGTCTGGCGCATGGCGATATTACGCCGGGTCCATCCGGTCTGGCGCTGGTCAATTTCTATGCCTCATGGTGTGCACCGTGCCGGATCGAGCATCCCTATCTGTTACGCCTTGCCCGGGATGGGCAGGTGGCGGTCTATGGCATCGCCTATCGTGACAAGGTGGCGGATACAGCCGGTTATCTTGAAGAATTCGGCAATCCCTTCGCCATGACCGGTCTCGATCCGAAGGGTGAGGCGGCGCTGGCCTTCGGCATCACCGGTGTGCCGGAAACATTTGTGATCGACGCCGATGGCCGCATCCGCTTCCGCATACAGGGGCCTATTTCGGCTACGCAGTTTGATACGTTGCAAGAGGTGTTCGAGCGCCTGCAGGCTGCGGGGGCTTCCTGATGCGCCTTATGCTGATTGCCCTGACCCTGCTGTTCGCCATGCCTGCCGTGGCTGCCACCATCTCGCCCGAAGATGTGCTCGACGATCCGCAGCAGGAAGCGCGTGCGCAGGCGATGGCCGAGCGATTGCGCTGTGTCGTCTGCGCCAACCAGTCGATTGCCGATAGCGAGGCATCGCTGGCGATTGACATGCAACGGTTGATCCGCCGCCGCATTGCCGCCGGGGACAGTGATCAGGCCATCCTCGACGATCTGATTGCCCGCTATGGCGAGCGTATCCTGCTCAACCCGCCGATGACCACGCGCACGATCATCCTGTGGTCGCTGCCGCCAGCCTTGCTGGTACTGGTCGGGCTGGTCCTGTTCCTGCGCAAGCGGGGCAATGAGGCAGCGGCGCTGGAAGCAATCGCGATTGATGACTGGCAGGAGCCGTCATCATGATGTTCTGGATTGTGGCAGCCACACTTTCCGCGCTGGTCTGTGCGATCATTGCGGCACCGCTGGTACGGTTCAACAGGCTGTCGGCGGCGGTGGTCATTGGCGTGCCCCTGCTAGCCATGGGCATGTATCTCTATCTCGGTAATCCGTCCATGCCGGACCAGCCGCTGGCCGGTCGTGACCAGTCGGCCTTGGCGCGCAACAGCAACGCGCTGGCCGCTGCCGACCGCTTGGCCCGGCAACTGGCCGCTGATCCCGACAACCTCGCCGGGTGGACCTTGCTCGGCCAGACATGGCGGCTGCTCGGTCGCCACGGCGATGCAGCACAGGCATTCAGCCGGGCGGCGATGCTCGAGCCGGATAATGTGACCCTGCAACTGGCCCGGCTTGAGGCAATGATTGCCGCCGATGATGGCCAGATAGGTGTCGAGGCAGGGCGGTTGATTGATCGGCTCGTCCGTGACTTCCCCGATTTGCCCGGCACGCGGTTTTATCATGGACTGCAGTTATGGCAGGCGGGTGATCTGGAGACCGCAGTGGCCGAGTGGCGGGCCTTGCGCGCCGATGCTGTGGGGGATGAGCCATGGTTGCCGACACTGGAACGGCGTCTCGCCACGGTCGAAACACTCGGTCAGGACTAGCCTGCTGCGCTAGAGGCAGGCCATGCTCATGCGCTCATATTCCTGAGGATTGTCGAGCGCCTGTTGCCGCCGGTCCCGTTCGGCATAGAGTTTGCGCATCTGTTGATCGACAAGCCCGCTGACCTGCCCGGTCAGATCCCGTTGCAGATCAGGGGCAAGCCTGAACGGCACCGGTCCTGCTGCACCTTGCTGCAGTAGTTCGCTTTCCAGATGCGCTTCAATCAATCGCCGATACTCATTCACAACATTCCGGTCGATTTGCACATGTTTTTGCTCATGCTCGAGCAGGATGCGATATTCGCAGGTTCCGCGCTGGAGTTCTTTTGCCACAAAAATTCTGGATTGCAGGCTCAGCTGTATCACCAGTGAATTGATCCAGAGGCAGGTGTTGCCGGTGAAGAAACCGGTGCTTTCGCCAAAACCGATCTGGGTCTGTGCCTGAATATCGCCGACGGTCAGGCCGCCCACATGGTGACCATCCATGATCCCCAGTCGGGTATTGTTGTCACGTCCGGTCAGTTGGGCCAGATTTTGCGTGGTGTTGGTATGGACCGGTGAAATCTCCACCGTGACCTGAACGCTCGGCAAGCCTTCGCGTGTGCAGCTGGCTGCCTTGGCATCATGGACAGCCACAGGCGTCGTGAACCCGATCAGGGCGATTATCAACGCCAGCGCGAACAGTTTGTTTCTCATCCGAACCTTCCCCATTCCAGTTATGTAGGGTGCCAGATCGACCCTGCCACTGCAAATCATGGATTGGTGAGGTCGGATGATTTGACGCCCGGCTTATCTGCGTGAGGGGCAGATGCTGGCGACCCGCTGATACTCTGCCGGGGTATCGATCAGTGCCTGTCGCTGGTTCCGCTGTTTTTCGATGCGGTCCATTTCCAGATTGAGCTGGTCGGTAATCTGCTGCTGCAACTGTTCGCGCGCCTGTGCCAGCTGGCTGGTCTGGGTCTGCAACGGCAGGCGCAGTGAGGAGATCGAGCGTTGCGCGGCAGCACGGAGCAGGGGCGCTGCCTGACGCAGAACCAGAAGGTCGGTATTGTGGTGTTTGTACTCGTGTTCCAGCGCCGCGTTGTATTCGCAGGAGCCGCGCGGTCGGTCGCTGGAGATATAGATGATCGGATCATAGACCAGCGTCATATCGAGGCTTTGCAGGCCGAGGCAGGCAGCTGACCCTTGTGTCGCCTGCAGCATGTTGAACTGGGTGCGCAAGGTAATTTCCCCGTGATGCAGTCCGCCGATGCTGTGATGGCTGGTCAGCCCGGCGGCCCGGCCCGGATTGTGCCGGGTATAGAGCTGGCGCATCCGGTTCTGATCGGCATTGGGAATGATCCGCACCGGGCGGTTGTCGACATTGAGATTGAAGATCGGCGCATCCATGGTCGGGCACTGGATGCGCGGTTGCGCCTGCGCTTCCGGGGCGAGGGCGAGAATGAACAGAATGATTGTGGCGGCAATAACTCTCACAATCAGCCGTCCTGCCCTCCGGTTGCCTGTCCACCGGGCAGCACCGGTGGCTGGTGCACAAAACGTCCGGCCCCGCGGCAGGCAGTCAGGGTTTCCAGATTTTCGATCGCGGAATCATGGGCTACCTGCAACTCTTCCTGTTCCTTGTTCAGGCGGTCGATTTCCGTCTGTACGGCGGCGGTGATGGCATCGCCGATCGGCTTGCCCTGCTGTTGCGCCTGTTCCGGCGGCATCGGGCCGAGCACGCCTATCTTGTCCACGACGGCCTTGGCTGCCTGTTGCACGGTTTTCAACTCGCGCAATACCAGTGCCTTGCCCTGGGTATAGTGTTCCATCTCATGCTCAGCGATGGCGTTGTGCATGCAGGTGCCCTCTTCATAGATCTGGTTGACGAAGAGGGTGCCGGCCAGCACCAGATCGATGGTGACCTTGGCAGGCCAGACGCAGGCACCGGAATTGTCCCGTGCGGTGGCACCGCCGAACTCGACATTGGTATTGGCGCTCATCTCAATCAGCATCAGCCCGCCAAGCGCCCGGGCGGTATGGGGAACGGGGACGGCAACCGGCTTGTTGGTCATCTGGTTGATGCCGACCGATGTTTTGGTGAAATCCCGTTGCAGCGGCTGCTCGATCGGGCGTACGACCACTACCTGATGATCAGGCAGGGGGCAGGCCTGACCGGCTACAGCCATACCGGCGCCGGTGACGATATTGGAAAGCCATTCAAGGGCAGACATCGGTTTTATGCCTTGTTCATCCGGGGTTGGGCCGGGATGTCGTCTCCGGGCCTGCCCCAAGGGTATCGAACCATATCCGGGCCAGTATGCCCCCATCGCCTGATCCTGGTCAAAGACTGCGGCCCCTGCCTGACGGGCATTTGACCGAAACAGATCGCTGCTATGCAAAAAAACCTTTGCAGCCTTGCATTTTGGGCTTAGCCTGCGCGCCATTCTGGTTCACACAGTTGATGACCGACGAGTTGATGCCCGCCGCTACCACTGCCGAAACCGCAGACGCTCCCAAGGCCGGAACGGCCGCTGTTCCTGCGCTCGAAATTGCCGACCTTCACAAACGCTTTGGTGGCCTTGAGGTGCTCAAGGGTATTTCGCTTGAGGCCCATGATGGCGATGTGATTTCGGTCATCGGATCGAGCGGTTCCGGCAAATCCACCATGCTGCGCTGTGTCAACCTGCTCGAAACCCCCGATCAGGGCGAAATCCGCGTTAATGGCGAACTGATCCGTATGCGCAAGCGGCGGGATGGTACGTCGGAGCCTGCCGACAAGCGGCAGGTGGAGCGCATCCGCGCCCGGCTCGGCATGGTGTTTCAGGGCTTTAACCTCTGGTCCCACAAAACCGCACTCGAGAATGTCATCGAGGCACCGATCTATGTGCAGGGTCGCAAGCGTGCCGAGGTGGTCGAGGAAGCCCATGAACTGCTGAACAAGGTTGGCGTTTCGGCCAAGGCGGGTGCCTATCCGTCCGAACTGTCCGGTGGTCAGCAGCAACGGGTGGCGATTGCCCGGGCACTGGCCATGAAGCCCAAGGTTATGCTGTTCGATGAGCCGACCTCCGCCCTCGACCCCGAACTTGTGGGCGAGGTGCTGCGCGTGATGCGCAAGTTGGCCGAGGAAGGCAATACCATGCTGATCGTGACCCATGAGATGGGCTTTGCCCGCGAGGTCTCGTCCGAGGTGGTGTTCCTGCATCAGGGCCGGGTCGAGGAACGCGGCCCGCCGTCACAGGTTTTCGATATGCCGACCAGTGAGCGCTGTCGGCAGTTTCTGGCGAGCCAGCTCTGACGCTGGTGGCCGGTTTGAATTTCCCCCTTTCCCTTCATCCATTTCAGGAGATTTCCAAGCGATGAAAAAACTTCTTACTCTGGCTGCTGCTGCCGTCATGGCAGTCACCATGGTTGGCGAAGCCGCCGCCCGTGACAAGATCACGATCGCCACCGAGGGCGCCTACCCTCCATTCAACATGACCGATACTGCCGGTAACCTGACCGGTTTCGACGTGGAGATCGCCAACGCTCTCTGTGACTACATGAAGGTCGAGTGTGAGATCGTTGCCCAGGACTGGGACGGCATCATTCCAGCCCTGCTGGCCCATAAATACGACGCCATCGTTGCCTCCATGTCGATCACGGAAGAGCGCAAGAAGAGCGTTGCCTTCACCGACAAATATTATGAGACCCCGGCCCGTTTCGTGGTTCCTGACGGTGCGATGGAAGAGTTCGACGTCGACGGTATGAAAGATGCGATGGACGGCAAGATTGTCGGCGTTCAGGCCTCCACCATTCACTCGAACTTCCTCGAGGACAATCTCGGTGATGCCATCGATATCCGTTATTACGACACCCAGGAACAGGCCAATCTCGACCTTGCTGCCGGTCGTGTCGATGCCCTGCTGGCTGACAGCATCGTGCTTGACGAGAGCTTCCTGAAAACCCCGGAAGGCGAGGGCTACGGCTTCGTCGGTCCGGCGCTTGACGGTTCTGTCTGGGCCGGTTTCGGTGAAGGCGTCGGTATCGCCGTGCGCAAGGAAGATGAAGATCTGGTCAAGATGTTCAATGAAGCGATCAAGGGCATTCGCGAGAATGGCGAGTACATGAACATCCAGCAGAAGTACTTTGACTTTGACATCTATGG encodes:
- a CDS encoding heme exporter protein CcmD, whose amino-acid sequence is MRYRVAKPSILARQSLSCRQQYRAQQVRTPISVDQYAAYVWAAYAITGVGLAGLVGVSIAYTRRWRQRLVDLEQSQNSN
- a CDS encoding cytochrome c biogenesis protein CcmE — protein: MTRPEPSPAQPSAKRPWQPKHRRLAWLCVGAVVVCAAAFLVLSALQQNLTFFYSPADLAELEAAGKPLPVNRTIRLGGMVAENSLTRADDGLTVNFVVTDYSAETPVRFSGILPDLFREGQGVVAIGILAENGHFTAEEILAKHDENYMPPEVAAALERGRTEAGQGPQHRTDTLIEGNR
- a CDS encoding histidine/lysine/arginine/ornithine ABC transporter ATP-binding protein, which encodes MPAATTAETADAPKAGTAAVPALEIADLHKRFGGLEVLKGISLEAHDGDVISVIGSSGSGKSTMLRCVNLLETPDQGEIRVNGELIRMRKRRDGTSEPADKRQVERIRARLGMVFQGFNLWSHKTALENVIEAPIYVQGRKRAEVVEEAHELLNKVGVSAKAGAYPSELSGGQQQRVAIARALAMKPKVMLFDEPTSALDPELVGEVLRVMRKLAEEGNTMLIVTHEMGFAREVSSEVVFLHQGRVEERGPPSQVFDMPTSERCRQFLASQL
- a CDS encoding nickel transporter, with the protein product MKKLLTLAAAAVMAVTMVGEAAARDKITIATEGAYPPFNMTDTAGNLTGFDVEIANALCDYMKVECEIVAQDWDGIIPALLAHKYDAIVASMSITEERKKSVAFTDKYYETPARFVVPDGAMEEFDVDGMKDAMDGKIVGVQASTIHSNFLEDNLGDAIDIRYYDTQEQANLDLAAGRVDALLADSIVLDESFLKTPEGEGYGFVGPALDGSVWAGFGEGVGIAVRKEDEDLVKMFNEAIKGIRENGEYMNIQQKYFDFDIYGG